A single Phoenix dactylifera cultivar Barhee BC4 chromosome 1, palm_55x_up_171113_PBpolish2nd_filt_p, whole genome shotgun sequence DNA region contains:
- the LOC120112458 gene encoding DNA polymerase alpha catalytic subunit-like — protein sequence MQRCVYAIPNSSVFQGNAIAEIERNTKDSQDSATAFRTTLQGMASDLKSEIAKRLLDLNISTFSMTPVKRSYAFERSDIPIGEQYVLKVNYPFKDPPLPADL from the exons ATGCAAAGATGTGTTTATGCTATTCCGAACAGTTCTGTGTTTCAAGGCAATGCTATAGCGGAGATTGAAAGAAACACCAAGGATTCCCAAGATTCAGCAACAGCTTTTAGAACAACTCTACAA GGAATGGCATCAGATTTAAAGAGTGAAATAGCAAAAAGATTATTGGATCTCAACATATCAACTTTTAGCATGACACCGGTCAAG AGAAGCTATGCGTTTGAGCGGTCTGATATACCTATTGGAGAGCAGTACGTCCTCAAGGTCAACTATCCATTTAAG GATCCACCACTTCCTGCAGATCTTTAA